The Brachyhypopomus gauderio isolate BG-103 chromosome 7, BGAUD_0.2, whole genome shotgun sequence genome has a window encoding:
- the rrs1 gene encoding ribosome biogenesis regulatory protein homolog, with translation MAACTIEDVLAKAEKDEAEKLKSITVNKELDLEFDVGNLLALDKNSINSQEFKQQNKEDFLRSLARDNTQLLINEIWKHPAERVEDVLVVKLPDPTTSLPREKPAPKPRPPTRWEQFAKLKGIQKKKKTNLVWDEEKKEWRRRWGYKRARDGTKEWLIEVPESADPNEDQFAKRKQAKNERVAKNEYNRLKNISRAQKTKVPGVGLAPSAKQSKAELTRAVSIAKTSTASAGKFQDRLPKEKRPKNTGKKRQFQPVIGDFAGEKQKQLDLLKLMDSKKPRLEITKAVNKQMREEDAESRRRRGPGQKGRKRHGPGKGPGKGRGSGPPGRGKGKPSKGRGRNPRANPGKR, from the coding sequence ATGGCTGCCTGCACTATCGAAGACGTGCTTGCTAAAGCTGAAAAAGATGAAGCTGAAAAACTAAAAAGTATAACGGTAAACAAAGAATTAGACCTAGAGTTTGACGTAGGTAATTTGCTCGCCTTGGACAAAAACTCGATAAATTCGCAGGAGTTTAAACAGCAAAACAAAGAAGATTTCCTTCGTTCGTTGGCACGAGACAACACGCAACTTCTCATCAACGAGATCTGGAAACACCCAGCAGAGCGAGTGGAGGACGTTCTGGTGGTTAAACTCCCAGATCCAACCACTTCACTACCCAGGGAGAAGCCCGCACCCAAACCCAGGCCTCCGACAAGATGGGAACAGTTCGCGAAGCTTAAAGGTAttcagaagaaaaagaaaaccaaCCTGGTGTGGGACGAGGAGAAGAAGGAGTGGAGGAGGCGCTGGGGGTACAAACGTGCCAGAGACGGAACCAAAGAGTGGCTGATCGAGGTTCCCGAGTCCGCAGACCCAAACGAGGACCAGTTCGCCAAGAGAAAACAAGCAAAGAATGAGAGGGTGGCGAAAAACGAGTATAACCGCCTGAAGAACATCTCCAGGGCGCAGAAGACCAAAGTGCCCGGGGTCGGACTCGCTCCGTCCGCCAAACAGTCCAAGGCAGAACTGACTCGGGCCGTGAGCATCGCGAAAACGTCCACGGCGTCCGCGGGGAAGTTTCAGGACCGCTTACCCAAGGAGAAGAGACCCAAAAACACCGGCAAGAAGAGACAGTTCCAGCCCGTCATCGGCGACTTCGCCGGCGAGAAGCAAAAACAGCTGGATTTACTAAAACTCATGGACAGTAAGAAACCTCGTCTCGAAATCACCAAAGCAGTCAATAaacagatgagggaggaggacgCAGAGTCGAGACGTCGGAGGGGTCCAGGACAGAAGGGACGGAAGAGACACGGTCCCGGTAAAGGTCCCGGTAAAGGCAGGGGGAGCGGACCTCCCGGTAGAGGGAAGGGCAAACCGTCCAAAGGCAGAGGACGAAACCCTCGCGCGAACCCGGGGAAACGTTAA
- the mybl1 gene encoding myb-related protein A isoform X1, producing MANIKPRSEDEDDERHSTDPENRDSKSSKKMLGKVKWSREEDERLKKLVEHHGTDAWRLIANFFPTRTDGQCQHRWQKVLNPELVKGPWTKEEDQRVIELVHKYGPKRWSVIAKHLQGRIGKQCRERWHNHLNPEVKKSSWTQEEDRIIYEAHKRLGNRWAEISKLLPGRTDNSIKNHWNSTMRRKVEQEGYLQENSSGFCTEQPPKRRHKVCPPAEHLHGHSQLLINGQSQLAEYSYGSVNGQCVDSTNEGSSFVSPCHDDPDKEQRIKELELLLMSAENEVRRRSGPRNPENYSGWNDSMADDTMATTGSLEEGGVARCRVGGACTPSAPLHISPSKFLAVEASAVLSTLHTIPEFAETMELIDSDPMSWSEVASFDLSEAVSPPKTPSIAEAYPAPEEVTEDMDYRHLGGPAGPELGRPQVVVGQGRPVHHHTPSTSKFGTSPPNIPRKKTRETGGRSLADARVCVPYTENGGSSPKGTPVKGLPFSPSQFFNISGAEHLNLEHPSLTSTPVCGHKCFLGTPHQRETTPKHQKENAGFRTPKIRKSIMCHAPRTPTPFKNALAAQEKMHGPLKIVPQPLAFLEEDIREVLKEETGADLFTQTQVLPERRPSEADVPSRKVRKSLLLDSWGKDCLNVQLFPQQRISSNEQCHNDGLLSSALLMIPLAEEEELACSSGPMKDDSQPPNCSLSPQAKKELHTHRSTAFQTSTQLPPQLSSEWEAVVFGKTEDQLIMTEQARRYLNSQHPSCTSRALVL from the exons ATGGCCAACATCAAACCCCGCAG TGAGGATGAGGACGATGAGCGTCATTCAACAGACCCTGAAAACAGAGACTCCAAAAGCTCTAAAAAGATGCTGGGTAAAGTCAAGTGGTCCCGGGAGGAG GACGAGAGGCTAAAGAAGCTTGTTGAGCACCATGGCACTGATGCATGGAGATTAATTGCAAATTTTTTCCCG ACGAGGACAGATGGCCAGTGTCAGCACCGCTGGCAGAAGGTCCTCAACCCAGAGCTGGTAAAAGGGCCCTGGACAAAAGAGGAGGATCAGCGG GTGATCGAGCTAGTGCATAAGTATGGCCCCAAGCGCTGGTCCGTCATCGCCAAGCACCTTCAGGGCCGCATAGGCAAACAGTGTCGAGAGCGGTGGCACAACCACCTCAACCCTGAGGTGAAGAAGTCCTCCTGGACCCAGGAGGAGGATCGCATCATCTATGAGGCACACAAGCGCCTCGGGAACCGCTGGGCAGAGATCTCAAAGCTGCTAccaggaag GACAGACAACTCCATTAAGAACCACTGGAACTCCACCATGCGTAGGAAGGTGGAACAGGAAGGCTACCTGCAGGAGAACAGCAGTGGCTTCTGCACTGAACAGCCCCCAAAGAGACGCCACAAAGTCTGCCCCCCCGCGGAGCACCTGCACGGCCACAGTCAGCTGCTCATCAACGGCCAATCGCAG CTGGCCGAATACTCGTACGGCTCTGTGAACGGGCAGTGTGTGGACAGCACGAACGAGGGCTCCAGCTTCGTGTCG CCGTGCCACGACGATCCTGACAAAGAGCAGCGAATTAAGGAGCTCGAGCTGCTGCTTATGTCAGCCGAGAATGAAGTCAGAAGACGGTCCGGCCCTCGC AACCCAGAGAACTACTCCGGCTGGAACGACAGCATGGCGGATGATACCATGGCCACCACGGGGAGTCtggaggaggggggtgtggcTCGGTGCCGTGTGGGAGGGGCCTGCACTCCCTCTGCGCCCCTGCACATCTCACCCAGCAAGTTCCTGGCGGTGGAGGCCAGTGCTGTGCTCTCTACCCTGCACACCATCCCCGAGTTTGCAGAGACCATGGAGCTCATTGACTCG GATCCGATGTCCTGGAGCGAGGTGGCTAGTTTCGATCTGTCTGAGGCTGTCAGCCCTCCTAAGACCCCCTCCATTGCTGAGGCTTATCCAGCACCAGAGGAAGTCACAGAGGACATGGACTACCGCCACCTCGGTGGCCCGGCCGGCCCAGAACTCGGCAGGCCACAGGTTGTGGTGGGGCAGGGGAGGCCCGTCCATCACCACACGCCTTCCACGAGCAAGTTCGGCACATCACCCCCGAACATTCCACGAAAGAAGACCAGAGAGACGGGGGGTCGCTCGCTCGCTGATGCCAGAGTCTGCGTTCCTTACACAGAGAACGGGGGAAGTTCGCCCAAAGGCACGCCGGTCAAAGGGctgcctttctctccctctcag TTCTTCAATATTTCCGGGGCGGAGCACCTAAACCTGGAGCACCCCTCGCTCACGTCCACGCCGGTGTGTGGGCACAAGTGTTTCCTCGGCACGCCTCACCAGAGGGAAACCACGCCTAAACACCAGAAAGAGAATGCTGG TTTCAGGACGCCCAAGATTCGCAAGTCCATAATGTGCCACGCCCCGAggacacctacacccttcaaAAACGCCCTGGCTGCCCAGGAGAAGATGCACGGGCCCTTAAAAATTGTG CCCCAGCCATTGGCGTTCCTCGAGGAGGACATTAGAGAAGTTTTGAAGGAGGAGACAGGAGCCGACCTCTTCACCCAGACGCAGGTCCTGCCCGAGCGCAGGCCGAGTGAG GCAGATGTCCCATCCAGGAAAGTGAGGAAGTCCTTGTTGCTGGACAGCTGGGGGAAGGACTGTCTCAATGTGCAGCTGTTCCCTCAGCAGCGCATAAGCAGTAATGAACAG TGCCACAATGATGGTTTGCTGAGCAGTGCCCTGCTGATGATTCCTCtggctgaggaagaggagcttGCATGCTCGTCCGGACCGATGAAGGACGACTCCCAGCCTCCCAACTGCTCCCTTAGCCCACAGGCCAAAAAagagcttcacacacacagaagcaccgCCTTTCAAACGTCCACTCAG TTACCCCCACAGCTGAGCAGCGAATGGGAGGCAGTGGTATTTGGCAAGACTGAAGACCAGCTGATCATGACAGAGCAGGCCAGGCGATACCTGAACTCCCAGCACCCCTCGTGCACCTCCAGAGCTCTGGTGCTGTGA
- the mybl1 gene encoding myb-related protein A isoform X3, producing MANIKPRSEDEDDERHSTDPENRDSKSSKKMLGKVKWSREEDERLKKLVEHHGTDAWRLIANFFPTRTDGQCQHRWQKVLNPELVKGPWTKEEDQRVIELVHKYGPKRWSVIAKHLQGRIGKQCRERWHNHLNPEVKKSSWTQEEDRIIYEAHKRLGNRWAEISKLLPGRTDNSIKNHWNSTMRRKVEQEGYLQENSSGFCTEQPPKRRHKVCPPAEHLHGHSQLLINGQSQLAEYSYGSVNGQCVDSTNEGSSFVSNPENYSGWNDSMADDTMATTGSLEEGGVARCRVGGACTPSAPLHISPSKFLAVEASAVLSTLHTIPEFAETMELIDSDPMSWSEVASFDLSEAVSPPKTPSIAEAYPAPEEVTEDMDYRHLGGPAGPELGRPQVVVGQGRPVHHHTPSTSKFGTSPPNIPRKKTRETGGRSLADARVCVPYTENGGSSPKGTPVKGLPFSPSQFFNISGAEHLNLEHPSLTSTPVCGHKCFLGTPHQRETTPKHQKENAGFRTPKIRKSIMCHAPRTPTPFKNALAAQEKMHGPLKIVPQPLAFLEEDIREVLKEETGADLFTQTQVLPERRPSEADVPSRKVRKSLLLDSWGKDCLNVQLFPQQRISSNEQCHNDGLLSSALLMIPLAEEEELACSSGPMKDDSQPPNCSLSPQAKKELHTHRSTAFQTSTQLPPQLSSEWEAVVFGKTEDQLIMTEQARRYLNSQHPSCTSRALVL from the exons ATGGCCAACATCAAACCCCGCAG TGAGGATGAGGACGATGAGCGTCATTCAACAGACCCTGAAAACAGAGACTCCAAAAGCTCTAAAAAGATGCTGGGTAAAGTCAAGTGGTCCCGGGAGGAG GACGAGAGGCTAAAGAAGCTTGTTGAGCACCATGGCACTGATGCATGGAGATTAATTGCAAATTTTTTCCCG ACGAGGACAGATGGCCAGTGTCAGCACCGCTGGCAGAAGGTCCTCAACCCAGAGCTGGTAAAAGGGCCCTGGACAAAAGAGGAGGATCAGCGG GTGATCGAGCTAGTGCATAAGTATGGCCCCAAGCGCTGGTCCGTCATCGCCAAGCACCTTCAGGGCCGCATAGGCAAACAGTGTCGAGAGCGGTGGCACAACCACCTCAACCCTGAGGTGAAGAAGTCCTCCTGGACCCAGGAGGAGGATCGCATCATCTATGAGGCACACAAGCGCCTCGGGAACCGCTGGGCAGAGATCTCAAAGCTGCTAccaggaag GACAGACAACTCCATTAAGAACCACTGGAACTCCACCATGCGTAGGAAGGTGGAACAGGAAGGCTACCTGCAGGAGAACAGCAGTGGCTTCTGCACTGAACAGCCCCCAAAGAGACGCCACAAAGTCTGCCCCCCCGCGGAGCACCTGCACGGCCACAGTCAGCTGCTCATCAACGGCCAATCGCAG CTGGCCGAATACTCGTACGGCTCTGTGAACGGGCAGTGTGTGGACAGCACGAACGAGGGCTCCAGCTTCGTGTCG AACCCAGAGAACTACTCCGGCTGGAACGACAGCATGGCGGATGATACCATGGCCACCACGGGGAGTCtggaggaggggggtgtggcTCGGTGCCGTGTGGGAGGGGCCTGCACTCCCTCTGCGCCCCTGCACATCTCACCCAGCAAGTTCCTGGCGGTGGAGGCCAGTGCTGTGCTCTCTACCCTGCACACCATCCCCGAGTTTGCAGAGACCATGGAGCTCATTGACTCG GATCCGATGTCCTGGAGCGAGGTGGCTAGTTTCGATCTGTCTGAGGCTGTCAGCCCTCCTAAGACCCCCTCCATTGCTGAGGCTTATCCAGCACCAGAGGAAGTCACAGAGGACATGGACTACCGCCACCTCGGTGGCCCGGCCGGCCCAGAACTCGGCAGGCCACAGGTTGTGGTGGGGCAGGGGAGGCCCGTCCATCACCACACGCCTTCCACGAGCAAGTTCGGCACATCACCCCCGAACATTCCACGAAAGAAGACCAGAGAGACGGGGGGTCGCTCGCTCGCTGATGCCAGAGTCTGCGTTCCTTACACAGAGAACGGGGGAAGTTCGCCCAAAGGCACGCCGGTCAAAGGGctgcctttctctccctctcag TTCTTCAATATTTCCGGGGCGGAGCACCTAAACCTGGAGCACCCCTCGCTCACGTCCACGCCGGTGTGTGGGCACAAGTGTTTCCTCGGCACGCCTCACCAGAGGGAAACCACGCCTAAACACCAGAAAGAGAATGCTGG TTTCAGGACGCCCAAGATTCGCAAGTCCATAATGTGCCACGCCCCGAggacacctacacccttcaaAAACGCCCTGGCTGCCCAGGAGAAGATGCACGGGCCCTTAAAAATTGTG CCCCAGCCATTGGCGTTCCTCGAGGAGGACATTAGAGAAGTTTTGAAGGAGGAGACAGGAGCCGACCTCTTCACCCAGACGCAGGTCCTGCCCGAGCGCAGGCCGAGTGAG GCAGATGTCCCATCCAGGAAAGTGAGGAAGTCCTTGTTGCTGGACAGCTGGGGGAAGGACTGTCTCAATGTGCAGCTGTTCCCTCAGCAGCGCATAAGCAGTAATGAACAG TGCCACAATGATGGTTTGCTGAGCAGTGCCCTGCTGATGATTCCTCtggctgaggaagaggagcttGCATGCTCGTCCGGACCGATGAAGGACGACTCCCAGCCTCCCAACTGCTCCCTTAGCCCACAGGCCAAAAAagagcttcacacacacagaagcaccgCCTTTCAAACGTCCACTCAG TTACCCCCACAGCTGAGCAGCGAATGGGAGGCAGTGGTATTTGGCAAGACTGAAGACCAGCTGATCATGACAGAGCAGGCCAGGCGATACCTGAACTCCCAGCACCCCTCGTGCACCTCCAGAGCTCTGGTGCTGTGA
- the mybl1 gene encoding myb-related protein A isoform X2 produces the protein MLGKVKWSREEDERLKKLVEHHGTDAWRLIANFFPTRTDGQCQHRWQKVLNPELVKGPWTKEEDQRVIELVHKYGPKRWSVIAKHLQGRIGKQCRERWHNHLNPEVKKSSWTQEEDRIIYEAHKRLGNRWAEISKLLPGRTDNSIKNHWNSTMRRKVEQEGYLQENSSGFCTEQPPKRRHKVCPPAEHLHGHSQLLINGQSQLAEYSYGSVNGQCVDSTNEGSSFVSPCHDDPDKEQRIKELELLLMSAENEVRRRSGPRNPENYSGWNDSMADDTMATTGSLEEGGVARCRVGGACTPSAPLHISPSKFLAVEASAVLSTLHTIPEFAETMELIDSDPMSWSEVASFDLSEAVSPPKTPSIAEAYPAPEEVTEDMDYRHLGGPAGPELGRPQVVVGQGRPVHHHTPSTSKFGTSPPNIPRKKTRETGGRSLADARVCVPYTENGGSSPKGTPVKGLPFSPSQFFNISGAEHLNLEHPSLTSTPVCGHKCFLGTPHQRETTPKHQKENAGFRTPKIRKSIMCHAPRTPTPFKNALAAQEKMHGPLKIVPQPLAFLEEDIREVLKEETGADLFTQTQVLPERRPSEADVPSRKVRKSLLLDSWGKDCLNVQLFPQQRISSNEQCHNDGLLSSALLMIPLAEEEELACSSGPMKDDSQPPNCSLSPQAKKELHTHRSTAFQTSTQLPPQLSSEWEAVVFGKTEDQLIMTEQARRYLNSQHPSCTSRALVL, from the exons ATGCTGGGTAAAGTCAAGTGGTCCCGGGAGGAG GACGAGAGGCTAAAGAAGCTTGTTGAGCACCATGGCACTGATGCATGGAGATTAATTGCAAATTTTTTCCCG ACGAGGACAGATGGCCAGTGTCAGCACCGCTGGCAGAAGGTCCTCAACCCAGAGCTGGTAAAAGGGCCCTGGACAAAAGAGGAGGATCAGCGG GTGATCGAGCTAGTGCATAAGTATGGCCCCAAGCGCTGGTCCGTCATCGCCAAGCACCTTCAGGGCCGCATAGGCAAACAGTGTCGAGAGCGGTGGCACAACCACCTCAACCCTGAGGTGAAGAAGTCCTCCTGGACCCAGGAGGAGGATCGCATCATCTATGAGGCACACAAGCGCCTCGGGAACCGCTGGGCAGAGATCTCAAAGCTGCTAccaggaag GACAGACAACTCCATTAAGAACCACTGGAACTCCACCATGCGTAGGAAGGTGGAACAGGAAGGCTACCTGCAGGAGAACAGCAGTGGCTTCTGCACTGAACAGCCCCCAAAGAGACGCCACAAAGTCTGCCCCCCCGCGGAGCACCTGCACGGCCACAGTCAGCTGCTCATCAACGGCCAATCGCAG CTGGCCGAATACTCGTACGGCTCTGTGAACGGGCAGTGTGTGGACAGCACGAACGAGGGCTCCAGCTTCGTGTCG CCGTGCCACGACGATCCTGACAAAGAGCAGCGAATTAAGGAGCTCGAGCTGCTGCTTATGTCAGCCGAGAATGAAGTCAGAAGACGGTCCGGCCCTCGC AACCCAGAGAACTACTCCGGCTGGAACGACAGCATGGCGGATGATACCATGGCCACCACGGGGAGTCtggaggaggggggtgtggcTCGGTGCCGTGTGGGAGGGGCCTGCACTCCCTCTGCGCCCCTGCACATCTCACCCAGCAAGTTCCTGGCGGTGGAGGCCAGTGCTGTGCTCTCTACCCTGCACACCATCCCCGAGTTTGCAGAGACCATGGAGCTCATTGACTCG GATCCGATGTCCTGGAGCGAGGTGGCTAGTTTCGATCTGTCTGAGGCTGTCAGCCCTCCTAAGACCCCCTCCATTGCTGAGGCTTATCCAGCACCAGAGGAAGTCACAGAGGACATGGACTACCGCCACCTCGGTGGCCCGGCCGGCCCAGAACTCGGCAGGCCACAGGTTGTGGTGGGGCAGGGGAGGCCCGTCCATCACCACACGCCTTCCACGAGCAAGTTCGGCACATCACCCCCGAACATTCCACGAAAGAAGACCAGAGAGACGGGGGGTCGCTCGCTCGCTGATGCCAGAGTCTGCGTTCCTTACACAGAGAACGGGGGAAGTTCGCCCAAAGGCACGCCGGTCAAAGGGctgcctttctctccctctcag TTCTTCAATATTTCCGGGGCGGAGCACCTAAACCTGGAGCACCCCTCGCTCACGTCCACGCCGGTGTGTGGGCACAAGTGTTTCCTCGGCACGCCTCACCAGAGGGAAACCACGCCTAAACACCAGAAAGAGAATGCTGG TTTCAGGACGCCCAAGATTCGCAAGTCCATAATGTGCCACGCCCCGAggacacctacacccttcaaAAACGCCCTGGCTGCCCAGGAGAAGATGCACGGGCCCTTAAAAATTGTG CCCCAGCCATTGGCGTTCCTCGAGGAGGACATTAGAGAAGTTTTGAAGGAGGAGACAGGAGCCGACCTCTTCACCCAGACGCAGGTCCTGCCCGAGCGCAGGCCGAGTGAG GCAGATGTCCCATCCAGGAAAGTGAGGAAGTCCTTGTTGCTGGACAGCTGGGGGAAGGACTGTCTCAATGTGCAGCTGTTCCCTCAGCAGCGCATAAGCAGTAATGAACAG TGCCACAATGATGGTTTGCTGAGCAGTGCCCTGCTGATGATTCCTCtggctgaggaagaggagcttGCATGCTCGTCCGGACCGATGAAGGACGACTCCCAGCCTCCCAACTGCTCCCTTAGCCCACAGGCCAAAAAagagcttcacacacacagaagcaccgCCTTTCAAACGTCCACTCAG TTACCCCCACAGCTGAGCAGCGAATGGGAGGCAGTGGTATTTGGCAAGACTGAAGACCAGCTGATCATGACAGAGCAGGCCAGGCGATACCTGAACTCCCAGCACCCCTCGTGCACCTCCAGAGCTCTGGTGCTGTGA